From a single Francisella halioticida genomic region:
- the uvrC gene encoding excinuclease ABC subunit UvrC, giving the protein MISDNSKNFDLKSFLANLTTHSGVYRMIDKYGEIIYVGKAKNLRNRVNSYFSKGAKDSKTLMMTAQVIKIEITITPSDYEAYLLESNLIKQHRPKYNIFFKDDKSYPYLVISRDKFPRVFFYRGKSAYKKGQCFGPYVSISSVKNTLNIIQKIFPIRQCENSYYKSRIRPCLQYQIKRCLAPCVGLVSQEQYNEQLAILKKFLVGKFSSVLEDVSDKMHQASEKMEYENAQIYRDQLVVLRKLQQQQIVDIQVDKTFDVVGIYMQDNYASIALLQIQNGDVVADRHWNIDAKNQDKTSIMHTFLSHFYLSDEIRNIWPKNIILSKVDFSEIQDLMTSISQKIGQSMNWILAPAADNLKWLKLAEVNARQKLNIYTSSKSQYQKRLDSLKEFLEFDQDIKRIECFDISHFQGEATIASCVVYTDEGEDRKSHRRYNIKDVKAGDDYAAIHQVVSRRVSSGLEANNLPDVMIIDGGKGQIHQAESVFREFGIQDKIQLVSLGKGVERISGKEKIYKGFDDIEYTLDEHDPGFLLLRQARDSAHDHAIKGQRKKVSSNRQSSVIEEIEGVGPKRRKALLMYFGGWQELSKASVDEIAKVKRVSKKLAQEIWECFH; this is encoded by the coding sequence ATGATTTCTGATAATTCTAAAAATTTTGATTTAAAAAGTTTTTTAGCGAATCTAACCACGCATTCAGGTGTTTATCGTATGATTGATAAATATGGTGAGATAATATACGTAGGTAAAGCAAAAAACCTTAGAAATCGTGTTAACAGCTACTTCTCAAAAGGTGCTAAAGATAGTAAAACCCTTATGATGACTGCCCAAGTAATCAAGATTGAGATAACTATTACGCCAAGTGATTATGAGGCTTATTTGTTAGAGAGTAATTTAATTAAGCAGCACAGACCTAAATATAATATCTTTTTTAAAGATGATAAAAGTTATCCATATTTAGTGATTTCTCGAGATAAGTTTCCTAGAGTTTTTTTTTATCGTGGTAAATCAGCATATAAGAAAGGCCAATGTTTTGGTCCATATGTATCTATATCTTCAGTGAAAAATACGCTAAATATTATTCAGAAAATATTTCCTATTCGTCAGTGTGAAAATTCGTATTATAAATCTAGAATTAGGCCATGCTTACAGTACCAGATTAAGCGTTGTTTAGCTCCTTGTGTAGGACTGGTTTCTCAAGAGCAATATAATGAACAATTAGCAATATTAAAGAAATTTCTAGTAGGTAAGTTTAGTAGTGTTTTAGAAGATGTATCTGATAAAATGCATCAAGCTTCAGAAAAGATGGAATATGAAAACGCTCAGATTTATCGTGATCAATTAGTAGTACTACGTAAATTACAGCAACAACAAATAGTTGATATACAAGTTGATAAAACTTTTGATGTAGTTGGTATTTATATGCAAGATAATTACGCAAGTATTGCTTTATTACAAATTCAAAATGGAGATGTTGTTGCAGATAGGCATTGGAATATAGATGCAAAAAATCAAGATAAAACATCAATTATGCATACATTTTTATCACATTTTTATTTAAGTGATGAAATTCGTAATATTTGGCCTAAAAATATAATTTTATCAAAAGTTGATTTTAGTGAAATTCAAGATTTGATGACAAGTATTTCACAAAAGATAGGCCAATCAATGAATTGGATATTAGCACCAGCTGCAGATAATCTTAAATGGTTGAAACTAGCGGAAGTAAATGCTCGACAAAAATTAAATATATATACAAGTTCCAAATCTCAATATCAAAAGCGTTTAGATTCGCTAAAAGAGTTTCTTGAGTTTGATCAAGATATTAAACGTATAGAGTGTTTCGATATTTCACATTTTCAAGGTGAGGCAACTATTGCCTCATGTGTTGTCTATACAGATGAGGGAGAAGATCGTAAATCTCATCGTAGATATAATATCAAGGATGTAAAAGCAGGAGATGATTATGCAGCTATTCATCAGGTTGTATCACGTCGAGTAAGCTCTGGATTAGAAGCTAATAATCTTCCAGATGTTATGATAATAGATGGAGGCAAGGGTCAAATCCATCAGGCTGAGTCAGTATTTAGAGAGTTTGGTATTCAAGATAAAATTCAACTTGTTAGTTTAGGTAAGGGAGTTGAAAGAATTAGCGGTAAAGAGAAGATCTATAAAGGTTTTGATGATATTGAATATACTCTAGATGAACATGATCCTGGATTTTTACTTTTGCGCCAAGCTAGAGATTCTGCACATGATCATGCTATTAAAGGTCAGCGCAAAAAGGTAAGCTCAAATAGACAATCATCAGTTATCGAAGAGATTGAAGGTGTCGGACCTAAGCGTCGTAAAGCATTACTAATGTATTTTGGCGGTTGGCAAGAGTTAAGTAAGGCATCAGTAGATGAGATTGCTAAAGTAAAAAGAGTTAGTAAAAAACTAGCACAAGAAATTTGGGAGTGCTTTCATTAA
- a CDS encoding phosphatase PAP2 family protein, whose amino-acid sequence MSNIKKIILFFIIGIAMIVFCYFFVDRQIVWFLYDHHSRNYRILEIFANDITSSITKLIIIFYIYYFIKLTFKRDSKFEYKILLITNAVVIGQFLKAFLKGIFGRYWTATFVNNNPSLIKDHAYDFNWFHSGNIYGSFPSGHATFIVSFSVAAWVLFPKLHWLWALLMVLVVVSQLLMYFHFASDLIAGSMLGSLVGYYTANFYNKKFKRA is encoded by the coding sequence ATGTCTAACATAAAAAAAATAATATTATTTTTTATAATTGGAATAGCAATGATAGTTTTTTGCTATTTTTTTGTAGATAGACAGATAGTATGGTTTTTGTATGATCATCATTCTAGGAATTATAGAATATTAGAAATTTTTGCTAATGATATAACTTCATCTATTACAAAATTAATAATCATTTTTTATATTTATTATTTTATTAAGCTTACTTTTAAAAGAGATAGTAAGTTTGAATATAAAATTTTATTAATAACTAATGCTGTAGTTATAGGACAATTTTTGAAAGCCTTTCTTAAAGGAATATTTGGAAGATATTGGACCGCTACTTTTGTTAATAATAATCCATCATTAATTAAAGACCATGCGTATGATTTTAACTGGTTTCATTCAGGTAATATATATGGTTCATTTCCTTCTGGTCATGCTACTTTTATAGTATCTTTTTCAGTTGCAGCATGGGTGCTATTTCCAAAATTACATTGGCTATGGGCTTTATTAATGGTTTTAGTTGTAGTTAGTCAGTTACTTATGTACTTTCATTTTGCAAGTGATCTAATTGCTGGATCAATGCTTGGTTCTTTAGTGGGTTATTATACGGCTAATTTTTATAATAAAAAATTTAAACGAGCTTAG
- a CDS encoding tRNA (5-methylaminomethyl-2-thiouridylate)-methyltransferase, which translates to MENKQRKAISLISGGLDSMLATKLMLEQGIHVEGINFFTGFCVEGHTHAIRKHDKEKQKRNNALWVAEQLGIKLHIIDVIEEYKDVLLNPKYGYGANMNPCLDCKIFMVRKAKEWALENGFDFIITGEVIGQRPMSQRRSTMPVVQKQSGVEDLLLRPLSAKNLPETKPEIEGWVDRYRLMGITGRGRKEQMKMARDWGIEDYASPAGGCCFLTDKQYFDKLVDLWQARNSKEYEFDDIMLLKVGRHLRFKPEYKLIVGREEGENNYLNGYKNKFTHVYCSSHSGPLILIDGDFDKTDEEFTAKVLGRFTQGKNADTVTMVFNYIDGTSKEMIVKPMPAAEIKQEWYI; encoded by the coding sequence ATGGAAAATAAACAAAGAAAAGCAATATCACTAATATCTGGTGGTCTTGATTCGATGCTTGCGACAAAACTTATGCTAGAGCAAGGCATACATGTCGAAGGTATAAACTTTTTTACAGGATTTTGTGTTGAAGGACATACCCATGCAATTCGTAAGCATGATAAAGAAAAGCAAAAAAGAAACAATGCTTTATGGGTTGCTGAGCAGCTTGGCATAAAGCTACATATCATTGATGTAATAGAAGAATATAAAGATGTACTTCTAAATCCTAAATATGGCTATGGTGCAAATATGAATCCATGCCTTGACTGTAAGATATTTATGGTACGTAAAGCTAAAGAATGGGCTTTAGAAAATGGATTTGATTTTATAATTACAGGTGAAGTTATTGGTCAACGGCCAATGTCACAAAGAAGAAGTACGATGCCTGTGGTACAAAAGCAATCTGGTGTTGAGGACCTTTTACTTAGACCTCTTAGCGCAAAGAATCTACCTGAAACCAAACCTGAAATAGAAGGTTGGGTTGATAGATATAGGCTCATGGGTATAACTGGTCGTGGTAGGAAAGAACAAATGAAAATGGCTCGTGATTGGGGCATAGAAGATTATGCGTCTCCTGCTGGTGGTTGCTGCTTTCTTACAGATAAACAATATTTTGATAAGCTAGTTGATCTATGGCAAGCACGTAATTCAAAAGAATATGAATTTGATGACATTATGCTTCTAAAAGTTGGTAGGCATCTTCGTTTTAAACCTGAATATAAATTGATAGTAGGGCGTGAAGAAGGTGAAAATAATTATTTAAATGGCTATAAAAATAAATTCACTCATGTATATTGCTCATCACACTCAGGACCATTAATTTTGATAGATGGTGATTTTGATAAAACTGATGAAGAGTTTACAGCAAAAGTTTTAGGTAGATTTACTCAAGGAAAAAACGCTGATACAGTGACTATGGTGTTTAATTACATAGATGGGACAAGCAAAGAGATGATTGTAAAACCTATGCCGGCAGCTGAAATTAAACAGGAATGGTATATATAG
- a CDS encoding sulfurtransferase TusA family protein, translated as MKELNLERLLCPMPVIKTQNALKSMQTGEQLKVICTDPGTMHDIPAWCKVNDYILVKAEQVEDEYEFVIEVK; from the coding sequence ATGAAAGAATTAAACTTAGAAAGACTATTATGCCCAATGCCTGTGATTAAAACACAAAATGCTTTGAAAAGTATGCAAACTGGTGAACAGTTAAAGGTAATTTGTACTGATCCTGGTACTATGCACGATATACCTGCGTGGTGTAAAGTTAATGATTATATACTTGTCAAAGCAGAGCAAGTAGAAGATGAATATGAATTTGTAATTGAGGTGAAATAG
- a CDS encoding Trm112 family protein yields MDHSVLNVLVCPVCKSSLYYDKENKVLICKADKLAYPIRENIPVMLVEEAKKLTLEEVKKYD; encoded by the coding sequence GTGGATCATTCAGTTTTAAATGTGTTGGTTTGCCCAGTTTGTAAATCAAGCTTATATTATGATAAAGAAAATAAGGTTTTAATTTGTAAGGCAGATAAACTAGCTTACCCAATTAGAGAAAATATCCCTGTAATGTTAGTTGAAGAAGCAAAGAAGTTAACTCTTGAAGAGGTTAAAAAGTATGACTAA
- the kdsB gene encoding 3-deoxy-manno-octulosonate cytidylyltransferase, whose amino-acid sequence MTNIHVVIPARLKSTRLPGKMLADIAGRPMVQRVYEQVLKSKFKSIVIATDSHEIKVVAENFGAKVVLTKDNHESGTDRIAEAVTNLGFSDDDIVVNVQGDEPLIPVENIEQAAQLLIDKPDAVVSTLCESILDAEDIYNPNNVKVVFDKNNYALYFSRASIPFERGFSENQQVNISEFFRHIGIYTYRVGFLKHYAELTVSPIEKYEALEQLRVLYNGYKIAVDQAIKPTPAGVDTQQDLEKIRGLFNV is encoded by the coding sequence ATGACTAATATTCATGTTGTAATTCCAGCACGACTTAAATCAACACGTCTACCTGGTAAAATGCTTGCTGATATTGCAGGTAGACCTATGGTTCAAAGAGTTTATGAGCAAGTATTAAAATCTAAATTTAAAAGTATAGTTATTGCTACAGACTCCCACGAAATTAAAGTGGTTGCAGAGAATTTTGGAGCAAAAGTTGTTTTAACAAAAGATAATCATGAGTCTGGTACAGATAGAATTGCTGAAGCCGTTACTAATTTGGGATTTAGTGATGATGATATAGTTGTTAATGTGCAGGGAGATGAACCTTTAATACCTGTTGAAAATATTGAGCAAGCAGCGCAGCTATTGATTGATAAGCCAGATGCTGTAGTTTCGACTCTTTGTGAAAGCATCTTAGATGCTGAAGATATTTATAATCCTAATAATGTAAAAGTAGTTTTTGATAAAAATAATTATGCTTTATATTTTAGCCGTGCTTCGATTCCTTTTGAAAGAGGATTCTCTGAAAATCAGCAAGTTAACATCTCAGAATTTTTTAGACATATTGGTATTTATACATATAGGGTAGGTTTTTTAAAACATTATGCAGAACTGACTGTATCTCCTATTGAAAAATATGAGGCTCTTGAACAGCTTAGAGTTCTGTATAATGGTTATAAAATAGCTGTTGATCAAGCAATCAAACCAACTCCTGCCGGCGTCGATACTCAGCAAGATTTAGAAAAAATAAGGGGACTTTTTAATGTTTAA
- a CDS encoding HIT domain-containing protein, with protein MFKLDSRLETDTFKICEYLDCKILVMNNSTVPWFIVVPFTDRTEWYQLDYSVQNNVNRIINKLSELLIKEYKVDKLNVATIGNVVKQMHIHVVGRFENDPAWPTPVWGNIEPKPYTEKEKNSLVEKIRRIF; from the coding sequence ATGTTTAAATTAGATTCTCGTTTAGAAACTGATACTTTTAAAATTTGTGAATATTTAGACTGTAAAATTTTAGTGATGAATAATTCTACGGTACCATGGTTTATAGTAGTACCTTTTACTGATAGAACAGAGTGGTATCAACTTGATTATTCGGTTCAGAATAATGTAAATAGGATAATAAATAAACTTTCAGAACTTCTTATTAAAGAATATAAAGTAGATAAGCTAAATGTTGCTACTATTGGAAATGTTGTTAAACAGATGCACATTCATGTAGTAGGACGTTTTGAAAATGATCCAGCTTGGCCAACACCAGTGTGGGGGAATATTGAACCTAAACCATATACAGAAAAAGAAAAAAATAGTTTAGTAGAGAAGATTAGGAGAATATTTTAG
- a CDS encoding galactokinase, translating to MMSCIKDNLVSRFKTLYSTTPEMFFSPGRVNLIGEHTDYNNGFVMPFAINEGTFITIAKRDDNVVNIYSENLDDSASFNIDKIKQELSNVWQNYVKGTINIIKKEFSSNIKGADIYIFSNLPFGAGLSSSASLNTVIAFAYNKIYKLNISKLDLAKIAQKVEHNYIGTKCGLMDQMACIFSQENSAIMIDCNNDAYKNILFELDEVSILIADTNIKHNLAESAYNKRRQVCESIAKFNNIKSLRELNTQKLEHTKNIFYKEDYKLALHVFTENQRVVDATKSMQSKDWKSLGKLMYQSHNSLKNDYKVSCDELDYLVDLSKEFDSVYGARMTGGGFGGSTIHLLPTKILKKYSNYLERKYFDKFNIKPTFYISKACQGTHQI from the coding sequence ATTATGAGTTGTATAAAGGATAATCTAGTCAGTCGCTTTAAGACTTTATATAGTACTACCCCTGAGATGTTTTTTTCACCTGGCAGAGTTAATTTGATTGGTGAACATACTGACTATAATAATGGCTTTGTAATGCCATTTGCTATAAATGAAGGAACATTTATTACAATTGCAAAAAGAGATGACAATGTAGTCAATATCTATAGTGAGAACTTAGATGATTCTGCTTCATTTAATATAGATAAAATAAAACAAGAATTATCTAATGTGTGGCAAAACTATGTAAAAGGTACAATAAATATTATCAAAAAAGAATTCTCCTCTAATATTAAAGGAGCTGATATTTATATATTTAGTAATCTACCATTTGGTGCTGGACTTTCATCATCAGCCTCTTTAAATACAGTAATTGCCTTTGCTTATAATAAGATTTATAAATTAAACATTTCTAAGCTTGACCTTGCAAAAATTGCTCAAAAGGTTGAACACAATTATATTGGTACTAAATGTGGCTTAATGGATCAAATGGCATGTATATTTTCACAAGAAAATTCGGCAATTATGATTGATTGTAATAATGATGCTTATAAAAACATTCTATTTGAGCTTGATGAAGTATCTATATTGATTGCCGATACAAATATCAAACATAATTTAGCAGAATCTGCTTATAATAAACGTAGACAAGTTTGTGAAAGTATTGCAAAATTTAACAATATAAAGTCTTTAAGAGAATTAAATACTCAAAAACTTGAGCATACCAAGAATATTTTTTATAAAGAAGATTATAAGCTAGCTTTACATGTTTTTACAGAAAATCAAAGAGTTGTTGATGCCACTAAATCAATGCAATCTAAAGACTGGAAAAGCCTAGGAAAGTTAATGTATCAATCACATAACTCTCTAAAAAATGACTACAAAGTTAGCTGTGATGAACTAGATTATCTAGTCGACTTATCAAAAGAATTTGATAGTGTTTATGGTGCTAGGATGACTGGTGGTGGTTTTGGTGGCTCTACAATACATCTCTTACCAACTAAAATACTAAAAAAATATAGTAATTATTTAGAGAGAAAATATTTTGATAAATTTAACATAAAGCCAACTTTTTACATCTCAAAGGCTTGTCAAGGAACACACCAAATCTAA
- a CDS encoding UDP-glucose--hexose-1-phosphate uridylyltransferase produces the protein MNISQEVSQMKLSHRRKNILTDEWVLVSPHRLNRPWQGQSEETQKNSLPEYDKKCYLCPTNTRANGETNPSFEETFVFENDFSALSKEKISTNLEINDDLFQISGATGVAKVFCFSAKHNLTMASMQEKDIAKVVNLWSDEVSALSKKYKWVQVFENKGSIMGCSNPHPHGQIWACDFLPTEAQKEQLSQKKYFEKNKSNMLLDYVNREISEKERIVCQNDDWIVVVPFWATWPYETLLLPKFKCSHLNYLNLEQKKSLANTLKTLLVKYDKLFDTSFPYSMGWHGSINAKVCDYWQLHAHFYPPLLRSATIKKFMVGFELLGESQRDITPELAAKVLREL, from the coding sequence ATCAATATTTCACAAGAAGTTTCTCAAATGAAACTCTCTCATCGTCGAAAAAATATATTAACTGATGAATGGGTTTTAGTATCTCCACATAGATTAAATAGGCCATGGCAAGGTCAATCTGAAGAAACTCAGAAAAACTCGCTACCAGAATACGATAAAAAATGTTATTTGTGTCCAACAAATACTAGAGCTAATGGCGAGACAAACCCGAGTTTTGAAGAAACTTTTGTATTTGAAAATGACTTCTCTGCTCTTTCAAAAGAAAAAATATCAACAAATTTAGAGATAAATGATGATTTGTTCCAAATAAGTGGTGCAACTGGTGTTGCAAAAGTATTCTGCTTCTCTGCAAAACATAACCTTACAATGGCATCTATGCAAGAAAAAGATATAGCAAAAGTTGTTAATCTTTGGTCAGATGAAGTATCAGCGTTAAGTAAGAAATATAAATGGGTACAGGTCTTTGAAAATAAAGGCTCTATTATGGGATGTTCAAATCCTCATCCTCATGGGCAAATATGGGCTTGTGATTTCTTACCAACAGAGGCTCAAAAAGAACAACTATCTCAAAAAAAATATTTTGAGAAGAATAAATCAAATATGCTTTTAGATTATGTAAACCGTGAAATTAGCGAGAAAGAAAGAATAGTTTGTCAAAATGATGATTGGATAGTTGTTGTACCATTTTGGGCAACATGGCCTTATGAAACATTACTTTTACCAAAATTCAAATGCTCACACTTAAACTATTTAAATTTAGAGCAAAAGAAATCACTTGCAAATACACTTAAAACATTACTAGTGAAGTACGATAAACTTTTTGATACATCATTTCCATACTCAATGGGTTGGCATGGTTCTATAAATGCTAAAGTATGTGACTATTGGCAGCTTCATGCACATTTTTATCCTCCTTTGTTACGTTCTGCTACTATCAAGAAATTTATGGTAGGTTTTGAGCTTCTTGGTGAATCTCAAAGAGATATAACACCTGAATTAGCTGCCAAAGTTTTAAGAGAGTTATAA
- a CDS encoding sugar porter family MFS transporter, whose amino-acid sequence MQDAGKMNFVVIRVAIIAALAGLLFGMDIGYVNGSLGFISKTFNLSVAECGHVSSVLLLGAACGALISGFLSKQYGRRKVLLIAAAIFSIFTVVGIFSPNYQIFIGSRFILGMAVGIASFIAPLYLSEIAPKEFRGALIALYQLMITIGLFLVFLTNSALESTGSWRIMLSVLAVPSIIMFFGCLTLPRSPRWLVLKGNDDEAAVVLKKIRSCEIEALEEHKEIKQTTHKGVSVFSLLKKKFFIKVVLLGIALQAFQQFTGMNAFMYYSTDIFKLAGFTNPSTSTIVIGLLNMLTTFLAIKYVDKFGRKPILYFGLSLLMTSCVVVGFIFKTHFIYGQTMVLSQALQWTALIFCLLFIFGFAISMGPVIWILCSEIQPIEGRDFGVTASTMSNWICNAIIGNFALTWLTFHPDNTFFGFAISCVVCILFVKFFVPETKDVSLEEIENNLRAGKSLAKIGC is encoded by the coding sequence ATGCAAGATGCAGGTAAAATGAATTTTGTAGTTATTCGCGTGGCTATAATAGCAGCTTTGGCTGGGCTGTTATTCGGTATGGATATTGGTTATGTAAATGGCTCTTTGGGTTTTATATCAAAAACATTTAATTTAAGTGTTGCTGAATGTGGTCATGTTTCTAGCGTTTTATTACTTGGAGCAGCCTGTGGAGCTTTGATTAGTGGTTTTTTATCAAAACAATATGGCCGTAGAAAGGTGTTATTGATTGCAGCTGCTATATTTTCTATTTTTACAGTTGTAGGTATTTTTTCTCCTAATTATCAAATCTTTATTGGATCAAGGTTTATTTTGGGCATGGCTGTAGGTATTGCATCGTTTATTGCACCATTATACCTATCTGAGATAGCTCCAAAAGAATTTAGAGGGGCTTTGATAGCTTTATACCAACTAATGATAACGATAGGCTTATTTTTGGTATTTTTAACAAATTCTGCTCTTGAAAGTACAGGTTCTTGGAGAATTATGCTATCAGTACTTGCAGTTCCTTCAATAATAATGTTTTTTGGTTGCCTAACTCTTCCAAGAAGTCCAAGATGGCTTGTTTTAAAAGGTAATGATGATGAGGCAGCGGTAGTCCTTAAGAAAATAAGATCCTGTGAAATTGAGGCTTTAGAAGAACATAAAGAAATTAAACAAACTACTCATAAAGGTGTAAGTGTTTTTTCTTTACTTAAAAAGAAGTTTTTTATAAAAGTAGTGCTATTAGGTATAGCTCTTCAAGCATTTCAACAGTTTACGGGTATGAATGCTTTTATGTATTATTCAACTGACATTTTTAAATTAGCTGGTTTTACTAACCCATCAACATCTACTATTGTAATTGGTTTACTAAATATGTTAACAACATTTTTAGCTATCAAATATGTTGATAAGTTTGGACGTAAACCAATTTTATACTTTGGTTTAAGTTTACTTATGACTTCTTGCGTCGTTGTAGGTTTTATATTCAAAACACATTTTATCTATGGCCAGACTATGGTTTTATCACAAGCTTTACAGTGGACTGCTTTAATATTTTGTCTATTATTTATCTTTGGTTTTGCTATATCAATGGGTCCAGTGATTTGGATTTTATGTTCAGAAATCCAGCCTATAGAAGGTAGAGATTTTGGTGTTACAGCATCGACTATGAGTAATTGGATATGTAATGCTATTATTGGTAATTTTGCTCTTACTTGGTTGACATTCCATCCTGATAACACTTTCTTTGGTTTTGCTATATCTTGTGTGGTTTGTATATTATTTGTTAAATTTTTTGTGCCAGAAACTAAGGATGTGTCTTTAGAAGAAATTGAAAATAATCTAAGAGCAGGTAAGTCTTTAGCAAAAATTGGATGTTAG
- a CDS encoding IS3 family transposase — protein sequence MSKKRVTYTADFKAKVIIELLEGDMTVNEIASKYDLLPKNVHNWKQQFLSNACLAFDKSSVVKEYKQEIDELRKDKDATSKELIEVIVERDFLMGKLKSLVSSNDRVNSVDTKLELSLNNQLKLLSVSKSVYYYTPISKFSSNDDIKLLNAIDLIHTKHPYYGTRRLVKLLNRLGFLVGRKLIKSAMEFMGIKALYPKKKTTVINKQHKKYPYLLNVFKNETNQVVIDKANKVWSADITYIRLECGYAYLAAIIDWHSKKTLAWKISNTMDTHLTTSVLKEALFKYGKPDIFNSDQGTQYTAKEHIKIISDNKINISMDAKGRSIDNIAIERFWRTLKYENVYPASYITMKEAKVGIKEYIDIYNNERLHSSIGYMTPDEVYSGILDAA from the coding sequence ATGAGTAAAAAAAGAGTAACGTATACAGCTGATTTTAAAGCTAAAGTAATTATAGAATTGCTAGAAGGCGATATGACAGTTAATGAGATAGCAAGTAAGTATGATTTACTTCCTAAAAACGTGCATAATTGGAAGCAGCAATTTTTATCCAATGCTTGCTTAGCATTTGATAAAAGCTCTGTTGTTAAGGAGTATAAGCAGGAAATAGATGAGCTTAGAAAAGATAAAGATGCAACAAGTAAAGAACTAATCGAGGTAATAGTAGAGAGGGATTTTTTAATGGGAAAGCTAAAAAGCTTGGTATCATCAAATGATAGAGTAAACTCTGTAGATACTAAGCTAGAATTATCTTTAAATAATCAGCTTAAACTATTATCTGTATCTAAGAGTGTGTACTATTATACACCAATATCAAAATTTAGTAGTAATGATGATATTAAACTATTAAATGCAATAGATTTGATACATACTAAACATCCATATTATGGTACGAGAAGGCTAGTAAAGTTGCTAAATAGATTAGGATTTCTAGTTGGAAGGAAGCTAATCAAAAGTGCTATGGAATTCATGGGTATTAAGGCATTGTATCCTAAAAAAAAGACAACTGTCATTAATAAGCAACACAAGAAATATCCATACTTACTTAATGTATTTAAAAATGAGACGAATCAGGTTGTTATAGATAAAGCTAATAAGGTATGGAGTGCTGATATCACGTATATTAGACTAGAATGTGGGTATGCATATTTAGCAGCCATAATAGATTGGCATAGCAAGAAAACACTAGCTTGGAAGATTTCTAATACTATGGATACACATCTAACAACTAGTGTGTTAAAAGAAGCGTTATTTAAATATGGTAAACCTGATATCTTTAACTCTGATCAAGGAACTCAATATACAGCAAAAGAGCATATTAAAATAATATCTGATAATAAAATAAATATATCTATGGATGCTAAAGGAAGATCTATAGATAATATTGCAATTGAGAGATTTTGGAGAACACTGAAATATGAAAATGTTTATCCGGCATCATATATAACTATGAAAGAGGCTAAAGTAGGTATCAAAGAATATATTGATATTTACAACAATGAAAGACTACATTCTAGTATTGGATATATGACTCCTGATGAAGTATATTCTGGTATTTTAGATGCTGCATAA
- a CDS encoding peptidylprolyl isomerase: protein MKASARHLLVQSESECQQIKKDITEGKITFEEAAKKHSLCPSGARGGDLGTFSQGQMVPEFDKVVFNDELNKVHGSVQTQFGYHLLEVTSRG, encoded by the coding sequence ATGAAAGCTTCAGCTAGACATTTGCTAGTGCAGTCAGAATCTGAGTGTCAACAAATTAAAAAAGACATAACTGAAGGTAAAATCACATTTGAAGAAGCTGCTAAAAAGCATTCTTTATGCCCATCTGGTGCTAGAGGTGGCGATTTAGGTACTTTCTCACAAGGACAAATGGTTCCTGAATTTGATAAAGTAGTATTTAATGATGAGCTAAATAAAGTTCATGGTTCAGTACAAACTCAATTTGGTTATCATCTATTAGAAGTTACATCACGCGGATAA